GCCGGCGTGGTCGTCGTGCTGCTCTACCGGTGGCTGACCGGCCGGCTCCCGCAGCGGCGGCTGCTGTCGCCGGTGATCGTCATCGCGCTGGCCGGCGCGCTCGCGTCGGGTGTCGGCACGGCGCTCGGCGACGGGCACCCGCTGTCGGCGCCGATGCTGCAGGGGTACCGGATCCTGTTCTGCCTGTGGCCGCTGGCGTTCCTGACCGGCGTGCTGCGCGCCCGCGTCGGCAACGCCGAGATGATCCGGCTGCTGCTGGAGCGCGACGGCACCGGGCTGGCGGCGCTGGTGCAGGACGACGAGGTCTGGAAGGACAGCCGGTCGATCGACGCGCTGAACGCGGCGGCCGGGCTGGTGCTCGACAACCAGCGGCTGACCGCGGAGCTGGAGCAGCGGCTGGCCGAGGTGCGGGCGTCGCGGGCCCGGCTCGTCGCGGCAGGCGACGAGGAGCGCCGTCGCCTGGAGCGCGACCTGCACGACGGTGCCCAGCAGCGGCTGGTCAGCGTGGTGCTGCTGCTGCGGATGGCCGACCGCAGGCACGGCGGTGCACTCCCGGAAGAGGTCCGGGCGCTGCTGTCCGGCACGGTCGACGAACTGCAGACCGCGATCACCGAGCTGCGCGAACTCGCCCGCGGCATCCGCCCGGCGATCCTCACGGAGGCGGGGCTGGCCGCGGCGGTCCGGTCGCTGGCCGACCGCATCCCGATGGAGGTGGCGCTGTCGGTCGCCGAAGTGCCGCGGCTGGACTCGGCGGTCGAGGCGACGGCGTACTTCGTGACGTCGGAGGCGTTGACGAACGCCTTGAAGCACGCGCAGACCGATTCGGTGGACGTGCGGATCGCGGTGGCGGGCGGCGAGCTGCGGATGGAGGTGACCGACAGCGGCGTCGGCGGCGCGGACATCGACGGCGGCACGGGCCTGGCGGGGCTGCGCGACCGCGTGCAGGCCCTCGGCGGTGAGCTGGGCGTGGACAGCGGCACCGGCGGCACGACGGTCCGCGCCGTCATCCCGCTCGGCGAGGACCCCTGAACGCCGTGAAGGCCCCCTTACCGGCTTCTTGCGCCGGTAAGGGGGCCTTCACGGACCTCGAAAACTAGACGAGCAACAGGAACAGCAGCCCGTTGGGCGTGCCGAGACCCGTCACGTCGTCGTAACCCGGGGTCGTGTGGATGGTCAGACCCTGGTAGTCGAGCGTGCGCACCGAGGTGAGCAGGCCGTCCGAAGCGTCGACCGAGTTCGCGTAGTCGACGCGCTCCACCGCGGCGTCCACGTGCTTCACATCGCTGATCGCCGAGGTGCGGGAGGTCAGCTTGTAGATCACGGGGTTGATGAAGCCGTGGTGGAAGTGGTCGAAGCTGTCGGCCACCGCCATGATGCCGGCGAACACCGGCGACGCGAGGCTCGTGCCGCCGATCCGGTACTGGTCGTAGTAGGCGCCGTCCGGGAAGGTCTGCGTCTGGCCGACCAGGAAGCCGGTGTTCGGGTCACCGACCGCGGAGATGTCCGGGACGACCCGGCCCTTCTTGTGGCCTACCTGGTTCTTCGTCGACAGCGCGTCCGGCACGACACCCTTCTGGTAGAAGGGCTGCTCGAACAGGCGGCTGGTGCCGCCACCGGAACCGCTGGTGTAGTTGGCGGGACCGTAGACGCCGTTGGTCAGCGTCGACTTGCTGGTCTCCCAGCCGGTCTCGAAGATCCGCTTGCCGTCCTTGCCGATCGCGACGGACGTGCCGCCGACCGCGGTGATCCACGGCGCCGAGGCGGAGAAGTCCGGCGACGGCGTGCCGAGGCGCGCGACCTCGTCGCCGTTGTCACCCGAGGAGAAGTAGACGCCGATGCCCTCGAGCACCGCCTGCAGCGAGATCTGGTTGAACACCTTGACCTCGTCGGCCGGGATGTCTTCGCCGGTGTCGCCGTAGGAGTTCGACACGATGTCGGCCTTGTGGCCGGCGATCACGTAGTTCAGCGCCACGTCGAGGGCGTTGTCCTCGCAGGACTCCCCGCCGACGTACAGGATGTCCGCACCCGGCGCGAGACCGTGGGCGGCCTCGACGTCGAGGGTCTCCTCGCCGTACCAGCCCGCCGCGTCACACTGGTCCGGCGGCTCGAGGACCGGGTTCGCCGGGAAGACGTGCTGCTTGAACTGGCTCTGCTTCAGCGGGTGCTGCGGGTCGTTCTTCTTCGCGTAGGTGCTCGCGTCGGCGTAGATGGTCGGCGAGGCGAACGCGTCCACGATGGCGATCGTGGTGCCCTTGCCGTCCGCACCGACCTTGTCGACACCGTAGGCCGACCGCAGCTGCGCGGGGGTGTAGCCGCACGGGGCGTACGGCAGGTGCTTGCCGTTGTAGGCGGGGTCGGTGGTGTCGACCTTCTCGCCGTAGTACGCGCTGCACGGCCTCGCGTTGCGGAAACCGGGCCCGGGCGGGACGTCGGCCGGCGTCCCGGAGCCGGTGGCGTGGTCCGGCTTGAACAGGTTGGTCGCCTGGTCCACGCCGACGACACCGAGCACGTCGCTCGCCAGGTTCGCGGGCACCGACAGGTTCTTGTCGGCGGCGCGGAGGGTCTGGCCCTTGACGCTGTACTTGCCCAGCTTGACGTCGAACGCCTTCTGCGTCTGGTCGGCGGTGCCGGTGGCCTCGACGTAGGCGCGGTTCGACGGGATGTCGCCGATGCTGAACCCGCTGCCGGTCAGCCACGCCTTGACGGCGTTCACCGTCGCGTCGCTCGCGGCGAACCGGTCGCGCACCTGGTCGGGGCTGAGGTACTGGCGGTAGGTCTTGCTGTCCGGATCGGACACGGCCTGCGCCAGCGCCTCGGCACCGGCGTTGTCGCGCTGGTTCAGGTAGACCCGGAAGCTCAGCTTGGACGCGGGCGCCGTGTCGGCGACCTTCGCCTGCGCGTTCGCCCACAACGGGTGCGACTGCGGAATGTCGGAACGCCCCTGCGCCGACGCCGTCGCCGGCACGGCCGCGGTCAGGCCGCCGACCACCGCGAGCGAAAGGAGCAGGGTGGAGCTTCTTCGCACAGAAATCTCCCTCTCGAAAGCGGCCCCCAGGAAATGGGCCTGGAACACCGGACGAGACTAGATCGGTGTT
This genomic window from Amycolatopsis mongoliensis contains:
- a CDS encoding sensor histidine kinase, encoding MTGLLAAGFALGVTASALKAAEGSHSALDTALSTATGFLFLLAGAVAHVRRPANPIGVLIALAGVALFLEDLQFTPDPVLYTIAVPLRAASSPVIAHLVLAFPHGRLRSRWERLLVFAAYLVVLGTGVVGLLVNDDPRDLLAISADSAGGAFADRVLELAATAISAGVVVVLLYRWLTGRLPQRRLLSPVIVIALAGALASGVGTALGDGHPLSAPMLQGYRILFCLWPLAFLTGVLRARVGNAEMIRLLLERDGTGLAALVQDDEVWKDSRSIDALNAAAGLVLDNQRLTAELEQRLAEVRASRARLVAAGDEERRRLERDLHDGAQQRLVSVVLLLRMADRRHGGALPEEVRALLSGTVDELQTAITELRELARGIRPAILTEAGLAAAVRSLADRIPMEVALSVAEVPRLDSAVEATAYFVTSEALTNALKHAQTDSVDVRIAVAGGELRMEVTDSGVGGADIDGGTGLAGLRDRVQALGGELGVDSGTGGTTVRAVIPLGEDP
- a CDS encoding S53 family peptidase, encoding MRRSSTLLLSLAVVGGLTAAVPATASAQGRSDIPQSHPLWANAQAKVADTAPASKLSFRVYLNQRDNAGAEALAQAVSDPDSKTYRQYLSPDQVRDRFAASDATVNAVKAWLTGSGFSIGDIPSNRAYVEATGTADQTQKAFDVKLGKYSVKGQTLRAADKNLSVPANLASDVLGVVGVDQATNLFKPDHATGSGTPADVPPGPGFRNARPCSAYYGEKVDTTDPAYNGKHLPYAPCGYTPAQLRSAYGVDKVGADGKGTTIAIVDAFASPTIYADASTYAKKNDPQHPLKQSQFKQHVFPANPVLEPPDQCDAAGWYGEETLDVEAAHGLAPGADILYVGGESCEDNALDVALNYVIAGHKADIVSNSYGDTGEDIPADEVKVFNQISLQAVLEGIGVYFSSGDNGDEVARLGTPSPDFSASAPWITAVGGTSVAIGKDGKRIFETGWETSKSTLTNGVYGPANYTSGSGGGTSRLFEQPFYQKGVVPDALSTKNQVGHKKGRVVPDISAVGDPNTGFLVGQTQTFPDGAYYDQYRIGGTSLASPVFAGIMAVADSFDHFHHGFINPVIYKLTSRTSAISDVKHVDAAVERVDYANSVDASDGLLTSVRTLDYQGLTIHTTPGYDDVTGLGTPNGLLFLLLV